From Vulpes vulpes isolate BD-2025 chromosome 7, VulVul3, whole genome shotgun sequence, one genomic window encodes:
- the MRPS24 gene encoding small ribosomal subunit protein uS3m isoform X2, producing the protein MLSWSRELRCSWRALHLSAVCAKNRAARVRVGKGDKPVTYEEAHAPHFIAHRKGWLSLHTGNLDGEEHAAERTVEDVFLRKFMLGTFPGCLADQLILKRRANQLQICALVLRQLPAHKFYFLVGYSETLLSHFYKCPVRVYLQTVPSKVVYKYI; encoded by the exons ATGTTGTCCTGGAGCCGAGAGCTGCGGTGCTCCTGGCGCGCCCTGCACCTGTCCGCGGTCTGCGCCAAG AACCGGGCGGCCCGAGTCCGAGTGGGCAAGGGGGACAAGCCGGTGACCTATGAGGAGGCGCACGCACCGCACTTCATCGCCCACCGCAAGGGCTGGCTGTCGCTGCACACAG GTAACCTGGATGGTGAGGAACATGCTGCAGAACGAACAGTGGAGGATGTTTTCCTTCGGAAGTTCATGCTGGGCACCTTCCCAGGGTGTCTGGCCGACCAGCTGATCCTAAAGCGCCGGGCTAATCAGTTGCAAATCTGTGCTCTGGTCCTGAGGCAGCTACCTGCACACAAGTTCTACTTCCTGGTGGGCTACAGTGAGACTCTGCTGTCCCACTTTTACAAATGTCCTGTCCGTGTGTACCTCCAAACTGTGCCCTCCAAGGTCGTGTATAAGTACATCTAA
- the MRPS24 gene encoding small ribosomal subunit protein uS3m isoform X1 encodes MAAPMGCGALGARMLSWSRELRCSWRALHLSAVCAKNRAARVRVGKGDKPVTYEEAHAPHFIAHRKGWLSLHTGNLDGEEHAAERTVEDVFLRKFMLGTFPGCLADQLILKRRANQLQICALVLRQLPAHKFYFLVGYSETLLSHFYKCPVRVYLQTVPSKVVYKYI; translated from the exons ATGGCGGCGCCCATGGGCTGCGGGGCGCTCGGGGCCCGG ATGTTGTCCTGGAGCCGAGAGCTGCGGTGCTCCTGGCGCGCCCTGCACCTGTCCGCGGTCTGCGCCAAG AACCGGGCGGCCCGAGTCCGAGTGGGCAAGGGGGACAAGCCGGTGACCTATGAGGAGGCGCACGCACCGCACTTCATCGCCCACCGCAAGGGCTGGCTGTCGCTGCACACAG GTAACCTGGATGGTGAGGAACATGCTGCAGAACGAACAGTGGAGGATGTTTTCCTTCGGAAGTTCATGCTGGGCACCTTCCCAGGGTGTCTGGCCGACCAGCTGATCCTAAAGCGCCGGGCTAATCAGTTGCAAATCTGTGCTCTGGTCCTGAGGCAGCTACCTGCACACAAGTTCTACTTCCTGGTGGGCTACAGTGAGACTCTGCTGTCCCACTTTTACAAATGTCCTGTCCGTGTGTACCTCCAAACTGTGCCCTCCAAGGTCGTGTATAAGTACATCTAA